The Cyanobacteria bacterium QS_8_64_29 genome includes a window with the following:
- a CDS encoding chromosome partitioning protein ParA, producing the protein MFVTVTALKGGVGKTTTAIHLATYLQQQAPTLLVDADRNRSALVWAKEEKLPFRVASEAGSHAVIRKYNHIVIDTQPRPEPDDLKDLAQGSDLTVLPTTPNSLDMDATFKTLELLEPLGVAFRVLLTKVDPRTRSGREARAQLEARNVPLFSVEIPLLVAYERAAERGVAVRDYTGARARLAWKKYEAVGEQVLA; encoded by the coding sequence ATGTTCGTAACCGTTACGGCACTCAAAGGCGGCGTCGGCAAAACTACTACCGCCATTCACCTGGCAACTTACCTGCAGCAGCAAGCCCCAACGCTACTGGTCGATGCCGATCGCAACCGCTCGGCGCTGGTGTGGGCTAAAGAGGAAAAGCTCCCGTTTCGCGTGGCCTCTGAGGCCGGCTCCCATGCTGTCATCCGCAAGTACAACCACATCGTCATTGACACGCAACCGCGGCCCGAGCCCGACGACCTTAAAGATCTGGCCCAAGGCAGCGACCTGACGGTCCTGCCCACCACGCCCAACTCGCTGGATATGGATGCCACCTTCAAAACCCTGGAGCTACTGGAACCGCTAGGGGTGGCTTTTCGGGTCTTGCTGACCAAAGTCGATCCGCGCACCCGAAGCGGGCGCGAAGCCCGCGCGCAGCTGGAGGCGCGCAACGTGCCGCTGTTTTCGGTCGAGATTCCGCTACTGGTGGCCTACGAGCGGGCCGCCGAGCGCGGGGTTGCCGTTCGCGACTACACTGGAGCACGCGCCCGCCTGGCTTGGAAAAAGTACGAAGCCGTGGGCGAGCAAGTGTTGGCTTAA
- a CDS encoding DUF1817 domain-containing protein: MTATVSLNATQIRNLDLAPIREVVDEPLRRGAIADLEQQLSFDIDFPREQTDPRELSEVPEVRLWFVSLDARYPWLPFALDWRSGELARYAAMLVPHQFSRSEGIQYNPEALEIFVMRKIFVLTDWLGAQGLSSTSRVKSMAQMLGYELDDTFFDLAAQS; encoded by the coding sequence ATGACGGCAACGGTTTCTCTCAATGCAACCCAGATCCGCAACCTCGATCTAGCCCCGATTCGCGAGGTTGTGGACGAGCCGCTTCGGCGCGGTGCCATTGCCGATCTCGAGCAGCAGCTCAGCTTTGACATTGACTTCCCGCGCGAGCAAACCGATCCGCGCGAGCTCTCCGAGGTCCCCGAAGTCCGGCTGTGGTTCGTCAGCCTCGATGCCCGCTATCCGTGGTTGCCGTTTGCGCTGGATTGGCGCTCGGGCGAGCTGGCGCGCTACGCCGCCATGCTAGTGCCGCATCAGTTCAGCCGCTCGGAGGGCATCCAGTACAACCCCGAGGCCCTGGAGATCTTTGTCATGCGCAAGATCTTCGTGCTGACCGACTGGCTGGGCGCGCAGGGCCTATCCAGCACCTCGCGCGTCAAGTCCATGGCGCAGATGTTAGGCTACGAGCTCGACGATACGTTTTTCGATCTGGCGGCGCAGTCCTAG
- the katG gene encoding catalase/peroxidase HPI: MTANAKDTQSAGRCPVMHGARTQLDGDGMGLRDWWPHQLNLAILHQHSALSNPLDEGFNYREAFQQLDLQALKQDLFALMRDSQDWWPADYGHYGPLFIRMAWHAAGTYRIGDGRGGGGRGAQRFAPINGWPDNGNLDKARRLLWPIKQKYGHRISWADLILLAGNCAMEDMGLRTFGFAGGREDIWESEDDTYWGPEQEWLADERYSGDRELEQPLANVQMGLIYVNPEGPNGKPDPEAAAHDIRETFGRMAMNDYEAVALIAGGHTFGKCHGAVDPQHVGPEPEAAPLQEQGLGWHNSYGTGKGEHAMTSGIEGAWTPEPTRWDNGYFDMLFNYEWELTASPAGAYQWRPKNVAEQDKVPDAHDPSKRHAPMMLTTDISLKVDPSYREISQRFHQNPGELEDAFARAWFKLLHRDMGPKSRYLGPEVPQEDLIWQDLVPAVDHALIGAQDIASLKAQILGSGLSIAELVATAWASASTFRGSDKRGGANGARIRLAPQKDWEVNQPQQLAKVVETLENIQKAFNGAQSGNKRVSLADTIVLGGNAAVEQAAKKAGYDIEVPFYPGRTDASQEWTDEEAFQVLEPVADGFRNYLKTRFTVPAERMLLDRAQLLTLTAPEMTVLVGGMRMLNANFEQSQHGVFTDRPETLSNDFFVNLLDMDTKWEPTSEAEEQFELRDRQTNALKWTATQVDLIFGSNTQLRAISEVYAQDDAQEKFVRDFASAWNKVMNADRFDLA, translated from the coding sequence ATGACCGCAAACGCAAAAGACACCCAGAGCGCAGGCCGGTGCCCGGTGATGCACGGCGCTCGCACGCAGTTGGATGGCGATGGCATGGGGCTCCGCGACTGGTGGCCCCACCAGCTCAACCTCGCGATCCTCCACCAGCACTCTGCCTTGTCCAATCCCTTGGACGAAGGATTCAACTACAGGGAGGCATTCCAACAGCTCGATCTGCAAGCCCTCAAGCAGGATCTCTTTGCCCTGATGCGGGATTCCCAGGACTGGTGGCCGGCCGACTACGGCCACTACGGCCCGCTTTTCATTCGCATGGCCTGGCATGCCGCGGGTACCTACCGCATCGGTGATGGCCGCGGCGGCGGTGGCAGGGGGGCGCAGCGCTTTGCCCCCATCAATGGCTGGCCGGATAACGGCAACCTCGACAAGGCGCGCCGGCTGCTTTGGCCGATCAAGCAAAAGTACGGCCACCGCATTTCCTGGGCCGATCTGATCCTGCTAGCCGGCAACTGCGCCATGGAGGACATGGGCCTGAGGACCTTCGGCTTTGCCGGCGGCCGCGAAGACATCTGGGAATCCGAGGACGACACCTACTGGGGCCCCGAGCAGGAGTGGCTCGCTGACGAGCGCTACAGCGGCGATCGCGAGCTCGAGCAGCCTCTCGCCAACGTGCAGATGGGGCTCATCTACGTCAATCCGGAAGGGCCCAACGGCAAGCCGGACCCGGAGGCCGCTGCCCACGACATTCGCGAGACCTTTGGGCGCATGGCCATGAACGACTACGAGGCCGTCGCGCTCATTGCCGGCGGGCACACCTTCGGCAAGTGCCACGGTGCGGTCGACCCCCAGCACGTCGGCCCGGAACCCGAGGCAGCGCCGCTCCAGGAACAGGGGCTGGGCTGGCACAACAGCTACGGCACGGGCAAAGGCGAGCACGCCATGACCAGCGGTATTGAAGGGGCTTGGACGCCCGAGCCCACACGCTGGGACAACGGCTACTTCGACATGCTCTTTAACTACGAGTGGGAGCTGACCGCGAGTCCGGCCGGGGCCTATCAGTGGCGGCCGAAAAACGTCGCGGAGCAGGACAAGGTGCCCGATGCCCACGATCCGTCGAAGCGGCACGCGCCCATGATGCTCACGACCGATATTTCGCTGAAGGTGGATCCGAGCTACCGCGAGATCTCGCAGCGGTTCCACCAGAACCCGGGCGAGCTCGAGGACGCGTTCGCGCGCGCGTGGTTCAAGCTGCTCCACCGGGACATGGGGCCCAAATCGCGCTATCTGGGGCCCGAAGTCCCCCAGGAGGACCTGATCTGGCAGGACCTGGTTCCTGCCGTCGACCACGCGCTCATCGGCGCGCAAGACATCGCCTCGCTCAAGGCGCAGATCCTCGGCTCCGGCCTGTCGATCGCGGAGCTAGTGGCCACGGCCTGGGCCTCGGCCTCAACCTTCCGCGGCTCCGACAAGCGCGGCGGCGCCAACGGCGCGCGCATCCGGCTCGCACCGCAGAAAGATTGGGAGGTCAATCAGCCCCAACAGCTGGCGAAGGTGGTCGAGACCCTGGAGAACATCCAAAAAGCCTTCAACGGCGCGCAGTCTGGCAACAAGCGGGTCTCGCTCGCCGACACAATTGTCCTTGGCGGCAACGCTGCTGTGGAGCAGGCCGCCAAGAAGGCCGGGTATGACATTGAGGTGCCCTTCTATCCGGGACGCACCGACGCCTCGCAGGAATGGACTGACGAAGAAGCCTTCCAGGTGCTCGAGCCGGTCGCTGATGGGTTCCGCAACTACCTCAAGACGCGCTTTACCGTGCCCGCCGAACGGATGCTGCTCGACCGGGCGCAGTTACTGACGCTGACTGCCCCCGAGATGACCGTGCTCGTCGGCGGCATGCGCATGCTGAATGCCAACTTCGAGCAATCCCAGCACGGTGTTTTCACGGATCGCCCGGAGACGCTCAGCAATGACTTCTTTGTCAACCTGCTCGATATGGACACGAAGTGGGAACCCACCTCAGAAGCGGAAGAGCAGTTCGAGCTCCGCGATCGCCAAACCAACGCGCTGAAGTGGACCGCCACCCAGGTTGACCTCATCTTCGGCTCCAACACCCAGCTGCGCGCCATCTCGGAGGTCTACGCCCAGGACGACGCGCAGGAGAAGTTCGTACGCGACTTTGCCTCGGCCTGGAACAAGGTCATGAATGCGGACCGCTTTGACCTTGCGTAA